The genomic stretch ATCTAAAGAGTACAGAGTTTAATGTTCACCTGGTCCAAATTGTCTTTTAATAGAAGTTATGTTCTATGTTTGTAAGTCTCCAAGACGGAGGAGGAAATCCAGGAGATCCTGAACAGGAAGGAGGCCCAGCTGAAAGAGAAGGCGGTTCGCCGGAAAAAGCAGGAGCAAAATGTCGCTcagaagaaagagaaacatgAAGAGAACAAGTAATATGGCCATGTGAATAATTTGATCCTTCTGCTGCGTCCATGCTTTTTTATTAGGTTGAAAACTGTTTGTTTCTCTCCTATCAGGAAAAAGAGCCTGGAGGGCATCAAGAGGAAACGTGCTGAAGAAGAGGCTGAAGAGGACAGCGAGGTGGAGGATCCTGGGAGACAGGACGATCGGCCAGCTGCTGTTGAGTCTGACGATGAGGTGGAGTACTACAGACAGGCTGTCGGACAGGAGCCAGATGAAGGTGAATATAATGGTGTGCTTAAAGCCATTAGCTCTTGggttttgttttgaatttattcattgattttatttcttatttttcttatgcaGACATGTTCCCCAGTACCAAGAAGAGGTATAGCTCAGAGAGGCCTCAGGGACCTCCCAGGAAAAGGAAGATGTCAGAGGGTAAACCATTTAGAAAAGACACTAGATCACCCAACAGAAACAGTCCAGGAGGACACCACAGAGACAACACAGGAAAGGGATGGAAGAGATCCGGGGACGGGGAGAAGCAGTTTGGAAGGAAACCTGGAGGAAAGGCGTTCGGAGGAAAGGCGTTCGGAGGAAAGGCGTTCGGAGGAAAGGCCTTTGGAGGAAAGGCCTTCGGAGGAAAGGCCTTCGGAGGAAAGGCCTTTGGAGGACAGTCGTCTGGGGGAAAGACGTTTGGAGGAAAAGCGTTCGGAGGAAAAGCCTTCGGAGGAAAGGCGTCCGGGGGAAAGACGTTCGGAGGAAAGGCGTTTGGAGCAAAGAAGCCCGGCGACGGGGAGAGGAAATTTGGTGGGAACAAAACATTCGGTGGGAATAAAAATAGGGACAATTCATTCAAATCAAAAGGTCCGAAAGGCAAACCGGCCTTCAACAAGAAAGGTGCAGGAGCAAAGCAAGGCTTcaaacagaggaagggaaaaggctgaacctcttcctcttctctctggaCATTGAATGTGTTTATATGCTCGACCACCAGATGGCAGCAAGCATCCATTAATGCCTCTGCAGCAGTGAGAGCTTGTGAGTGTTTGTGAGACTGTTTAATGCTGAAAATCGGCAGAAGAGAACTAAAGTGCTATATTTTCCACACTGTATTATAAATTGTACTTGTTCAataaattgttttaaaaaattacCTCGTCAAATTAGTGGGTGGTTTCTTGTCAGGGAGtatgtaagtaagtaaagctttatttatatagcaccttttaaaactcACCATTACAAAGTGttccacacacaaatgaaacatcaaacaatgatgaaaacaaggaaatattacaaaatgaaaCTCCGAAACAGAtcagacaaacaaacatggaGATGGGTTTTTAGAAGCTGCTTAAAGCAGGccagagattcagcagctctAATAGATTAGGGGAGGTGATTCCAGAGAGTTGGGGCTAAAATAGAAAAAGCCtgatcaccttttgttttgcagtttgagcgGGGGATGGATAAAAGGCAGAGATTAGAGGATTGAAGTGTTCGACAGGTGAAATATGGAACCAAGAGATCGGAAATGTAACTGGGTGAGGTCATGTAGTGCCTTATATGTAATTAGCAAGATCTTCAGATTTTGAATTTGGAGGGAGGACCGTTTATGTGCAGTCAGTTTCTTGGGATTCAAATATTTACTCCTGGCAACCGAGTTaaaaagtgtcttccaattacttttttttgtgatttccttcctatttagggttaaaagaaaatcttaacaatttaggttgcttaaactttattttttattgtccactgtagtggactacaggactatttcagtatgaaaagactaaaaaaaaattaacagattatggctgtagagtgatattaaaccaagaatacattcaaattgagTAAAAAAAACCACGAaccatatcactggaaagcctaggatgtcctctttacaatacaccaggggttgttgatagagtaggtcaaaagagtGAGAGGacatgcatgtggacaaaatgtccactacagaggacatgtcaatgggctgggtctcaggaggttAACATTTCTTTAAGACATCTATTTTGTAGCTTACAGCACAATGACCACAAATGGCTCTGCAGTTTTTCTAACTGAGACTTGTCCTTGGTATTTTAAGAATGTGCCCTGCAGGTATCATTTACCTGAACACCCGGGTCATCTGATGTAGTTTTGAGACCTTTCTCAACCCATAAGGACCCATAAAGACCCATAAAGACCCATAAGGACCCATAAGGACCCATAAAGACCGCACCCAGGGGATTTAATTAAACCTCGCTGATACTTCTGAGCTGATCTCAACCAATGTCTTCGTGGATGGATCAAGTTGTAAGTAAGAATTAGAATAATCTCATATCAGTGATTTAGGTAACagtattaaaaaataacatttttctaTCTTATTAGATGTAAAAAACTAAAACGCTCTGGTAAAGTGCGTAAAtaatttaagaaaataaaatgacaggGTAACATTGTGAAGCATTTGCATCTTCTATAGAATGTTTGCATCTTCTATAGAATGTTTACATCTTCTATAGATTGTTTACGTGTTCTATAGATTGTTTTTATGTTCTATAGATTGTTTTCGTGTTCTATAGATTGGTTTCGTGTTCTATAGATTGTTTACGTGTTCTATAGATTGTTTTTATGTTCTATAGATTGTTTACGTGTTCTATAGATTGTTTTTATGTTCTATAGATTGTTTACATTTCTTTAAACAACaaataacagaaatgtaaatCTTTATCACTTTCAGTGTTTATTTCACACGGATTTGGAGTATAAACTTGTCTGTTATTTACAGAAGAATGAGATTCACGGGTTAGtgaatataattttaaattagTTCTCAACACAACTAATATGTTTCTGTGAAGCTTCAGCAACATGATCGACATGCAGAGAGCGAAACATTAGAGGGAAATAAACGGCCAGAAAGCGGAAGCTCAAAGGATGTGGCTGAATTGAgatatatgaaaaaaagaaactgtgATATATAGTTTCTGTCTAAGTGTTGcacataaatcaaaaataaaccTCGTTGTAACAAGACGATAATTGTATAAAGTGCATGCAGGTTTGTGTTTTAATAGTCATCAGTGGTGGATGTATTCAGatgttttacttaagtaaaattagtagatagatagatagatagtaactttattgatcctgagggaaatttaAGTTTACAGCATCACAGTGCAAAAcctgttagtaaaaaggcagtaaaaaagatagtagtgcaaagtacaaacaaatataccagatataaaaatacaaggagatgaagaaaactgttaaaactgaatatagtgcagggtaacagctgtgatacaggactattaaaaaagtgaatttagtgcagaagagactgttaaaaatgagtatagtgcagggtaaatccagtagcttagtctatgaaagtgccctgtgtgcattattaattaattattaatatagtAATACTACAAGCAAAAGacctgcattaaaaaaagttacttaagtaaaagtacaaaagtatcagcatcgaaatatactttaagtacaaaAAGCAAAAGTATAATAAGTACTAATTATTATCAGAATAACATATAGGCTatgatatttttaaaattataattattcatgcattaatgtgtagattacattacatacatacacacagtgcatctctctctctctctctctctagagagttctccttgccattctgttgctagggcaacaacTTTGGCCCttgttcacttcctgtcagctactgcatttacAAACACTGTAACCGGAAATCTCCCCTAGTCTAAGACAGCTCTGTATAGAAGGAATTGATTTTTGTAAACAGCAAGATTACCAACAAATTTATTAGGAATATTCTGTTAAAAGAATAATTCCCTATAACCCAGTTAGgagaaattatgttttcaaGGAACTTGAAACTGAAGAAGTTAAGGTAATACAGAGAAGATATATTTCATTCCCTCTCCCTCCTATAAGGTGAAAGAGGTGAACTTCAAACTCCTGAATGAGATTTACCCAACGAACcaattcttaaaggtcccatatcgtgctcattttcacgttcatacttgtattttgtgtttctactagaacatgtttacatgctgtaatgttaaaaaaaaactttattttcctcatactgtctgcctgaatatgccagtatttaccctctgtctgaaacgctccgttttagcgcattttttATTACTTGATCCTAGaccagttttattttatttttattcacttTGAATGTTATCTTTGATATATGTTGTTGCCCATGCTCAAGCTAAAGATGTTTTTCTTACTGTTATGATAATTGATAATGCCTTGTTATATGTATGTTTTTGATAacgaataaaaaaataaaaaataaaaaacaacaacattgtaaCCAGAAATACAAAGGGACTGAAAATGCggtaaaaaagtaaaactaaattatttcttttctactgtcatattctaccagaatggcctgtgttgaacaataaaatattataaatataataagcgttttcagtccaaaatggcggcagcggcggttataaaaaaaacaacaccagagtttcgtctcttagCTTCTATATTCTTTGATAAACATTCAAAAAGtctgtcccagtttatttcctgttgcagtgtatgtgaatgacatcagctgacaggaagtaaacatggacccaaacggttgcccagcaacgcaattccgttaaATATATAGGTCAATATGCTGGCCCAGGTAACTTGTGAATTTCACtaagggatcaataaagtcttatcttTATCcaaaataatacatcatcatttatttattgattatattttgtattattatcataaacCTGCAAAGTAACAACTAActtaagttatcaaataaatgcagaggcgtaaaaattacaatatttcaCTCTGAGATGAAATGAAGATTAAAGTAGCATACAATGGAAATACAAGTACAagaacctcaaaattgtactaaagaacagtatttgagtaaatatacttagttactttccaccactgatagtCATCATACTGCATCAATTATTAAGTGTGTAAATATTGAGAATCTCTCGGTATTAGCAGCTATTTTttctgacagttttttttttttttttttttaaatgagaaaaagagGTTTGCACTGCTGCTCGGAAGTGTCTGATAGTAAGTCTGCTACTTTCTGATAAGCTTCTGTAGAAACACTCCTGATATGATTTGTAAGATATGAACACGCTTGATAAAGAAGCACTTAATCAGTTCTGTGACGAAAACTGTAGGCTATTCATCTGTTTTGCAAATGCATGAGTGTCATCATAGTTTTGCTTCTTCAAATTGCGCAAATGCACTCAGAGGGTAAGAGGAAGTGACTTTAAGGTTTATAAAAGTCCTCCACACCCCACTCACGTCTCTCACGTCTTCAGATAAGATAAGAGGACCATCTCCCGCTTTCTTTCTAGATACAACACAGGAAATGAACTCTCAGGTTATAAACCCCACCACAACACGCCGCACCACACATCTGCCTTTCGGTAAGTGGAAGTTAACGTTTACATTTCTGCTTCTCTAAGTATCAAATTAAATctctgttttaaaaaatgtcaaattttcCACTGTATTggttatttaaataaagaagaagaatgcTCTCTCTGAATAGGTTTCCTAACAGAAATCCAATATGAACTGCACTTAAACTTAAAATGAACATGACTTTTATTCAAATTACAGATATTGGACGGTACAAACAGTGAGGAAGCAGCTTGATCACAAAATAACCCTCAGCTGAAAGCAAGATGGATAATTTCACCTGTGACGCGTTTCAAGAGCACCTGCTGCCCTCGATGTACGGGGTGGAGTTCATCGTGGCGCTGACAGGAAACCTGTTTGCCCtgtggctgctggtggtcagagagagaaggaactGGCACACTGGGGTGGTCCTGTCTTGTAACCTGGCCATCAGTGACCTGCTCTATGTCCTGACCCTGCCTTTGCTGATTATCTACTACTCGCTGGGGAAACACTGGCTGTTTGGTTCTGCTGTGTGTAAAATCGAGAGGTTTCTTTTCACCTGCAACCTGTACGTGAGCATCTTCTTCATCATGGCGATAAGTGTGAACCGATGTGTGGCCCTCGCGTATCCCTTCTTCACCCGCTCCTACGTGAAGCCTGCCCACACCAAGGCCGTCAGCGTCATCATCTGGATAGTTGTAGGACTCATTTCCTGCCCTGTGTTGAAATTTGCCTCAGTTTGCAATAAGCACAACACGACTCAGTGTGTGTCCTTCAACTGCGAGGGGGATAGAAGCCCTTACCTCACTTACAACTTGTTCCTCGCTGTGTTTGGGTGTCTTGTTCCCTTCCTGGTTACTCTCTCGTCTTACTGTGTGGTGATTTCGGTGGTGTGGAAAAATGTCAGTGTAACCACGCTGGAGAAACGCAAGGTGGCCCTGCTGGTCTCATCAGTGCTGGTGCTGTATGCCATTTCCTTTGTGCCGTACCACTTCTTCAAGATCTATCACCTGTATCGGAGAGTCTTCGATCCCAGCAACTCTGACTGTTGGGTCTACAACATGTACCAGGTGTCCAAGGGACTGGCGACTCTCAACATGTGCATCCATCCACTCCTTTACATGGCTGTGTTTGACAGTATCAGAGTGGCTTGTTGTGGGAAGAGCCCAGAGGACAACAGCAGGCCGGGGGTGAGGAAGAAGTAGAGCTGCTGCTTGACAGCTTTTCTGTGAAGGTCATCCTTATTATTTCATGCTGTGAAACGTTCTTaacttgtttttgttgttgctgaaaGTAATTGTTCTACTAACTTTGAAACACAACCATCTGTAATAAAGATGTTTTTGTAGCTATGATGTGTGTATGATTAGCATCAGTCtgtttcacttcctgtctgacccAGTCTGCACCATTTTAGGAAGAAACGTTAGCCTGGATAATTGTTATTCTATATCCACTGACAGTTTTGTTACGTTTGTGTGTAATCACAGACATTTTGCTTCATTACTGTTACAAAAATCATCAGtaaaagtaagtaaagtaagtaGTAAAAGTATCAATACCACAATGTATAAGATCTCAATTGCAAGTAAAAGTTATTCATTTAAAATCTTACTTAAAAGCACAGAAgtattataattagggctgtcaaacaattaaaataatcgaaaatgaattgcacattttttatctgttcaaaatgtacgttaaagggagatttgtcaagtatttaatcctcttatcaacagggGAATGGGCAaatcttgctttatgcaaatgtatgtatatatttattatttgaaatcaatttaacaacacaaaacaatgacaaatattgtccagaaaccctcacaggtactgcatttagcatgaaaaatatgctcagatcataacatggcaaactgcagcccaacaggcaacaacagctgtcagtgtgtcagtgtgctgacttgactatgacttgccccaaaccgcatgtgattatcataaagtgggcatgtctgtaaaggggagactgcTGGGTACACAGATAAATATTGGTGAAAACAGAATACAAGACTCTTATTTTTCTTCAAAggtctttttattaattgtcaataatcaatagaacagtcactatacagggaaagttaatttttgtttttctgaacaacacACACCCGTGacacaacacatcaatcaatcatacctgACAACAACATACCCACAGACAGCCACAACTGGCCACAAAGGACCTAACTAATTCTCAATCATGGATACGTAAAATTCAAATTGTAGAGAATACAACACAGGGAGAGTATCCAcaaataagtcatgaaataataataagaaaaataagaacaatttaaaatatatacatacatatatatatacacatacatatacacatacgtatatatatatatatatatatatatatatacatatacatacatatacacatacatacatacatacacatacacatacatacatacacatacgtatatatatatatactgtatatatatatatatatacatatacacatacatacatacatacacatacatacatacacatacgtatatatatatactgtatatatatacatatatatacacatacatatacacatacatacatatatatatatatatatatatatacatatacatacatatacacattcatacatacacatacacatatatatacatatacatacatatacacacacatacacatatacatacacatacatacacacacatacatacaaaaacatacatatatatataaaaatagaaacaataaataagtaaaaaataattataatacaaataataatgatgataatgaataaataaatttaattaaattaaacaaaaaaagaaaaagaagatactACAACTGGCCACTCAGGACTCTTATTTTGAAGCTAAAAGTTAAACAAACGTggtgcttttattctgaagttaACGTCCCGGAAGTGTGTGTTTGGTCGCTTCCGCTCGTCTCTTAACGGTCTTGAAGCTAACCGCTAACAGAGAGGATGCCGTCGATTGAATACGACGAGTGAGTTTTGTTATAATCATTTAATACTGTCTGTTTGTATTGGAGGTGTTTCATCGATCTAATATTGCTTATCAATCTCTCTGCAGCTCAAAGCCCAGCTGGGCGGACCAGGTCGAGGAGGAGGTAGACGAAGGTAAGAGATGACGATAGGTAGCATAGTGAGCTAATACTAGCTACATCTCTGTAGGCCGGCTAGGCGGCTTCCTCTTCCACGTGGTTGTTGTCGGGCGTAATACTCGAGATAAAACATATACGTTACTTCCCTGTCATGTGTTGGATCTGTAGCGTTGATTAGTCTGTTTGAGTGACATACATGAAGGATTTATTGATGAAATATGTAGCTGGTCGACATGTTGCTGTGGCCAGAGGACAGGGACGTAGACCGTGTTATTCACTGGGGAGATAGCTCACATTTAGCAAGCAagctatttatttatagatttatttgcacatatatataaaactgtACGAAATCCAgtgaatgaaagaaaaagaaatgtgtcaggagaggtcaataAGCCTTACAGGCGTATacaaaggcaaggcaagtttatttatatagcacatttcatacacaaatgcaattcaaagtgcgttacatatataaaagcaagatacaagagcacaaagtgcatacgataaaaatgaataaaagtataagttaaaagaaaaaaaattaaaaggataataaaaaacagtcaaaagacagtaaagtgcagcatttgatcaattaagaaaAGCGTCTGAGAACAGTTTGGTCTCGAGTCTAGGTTTGAAAGTGGCCACTGTTGGTGCATCTTTGATACAAAAAGACCTCCCCACAACCcctggagaaaaaaacaataacaaaaaaggaagaaagatctaaactaacaaaatgtgcagaaaaacctaatcaaacagtggaaaacaatccaataaaaacaatgaaatgcatacaaaaaacagtacagaaaaaaaacaaaatatatctaaacatatatatattaatttattta from Sebastes fasciatus isolate fSebFas1 chromosome 13, fSebFas1.pri, whole genome shotgun sequence encodes the following:
- the LOC141781547 gene encoding uncharacterized protein LOC141781547, with amino-acid sequence MGKSKTKNQKKSRATANHVAEETYGAIPHSFVFHRGQIGKNVGQLLADVRRVMEPYTAESLKVRKKNVLKDFVAIAGPLGVTHFMIFSKTPSCINMRLARLPKGPMLHFRVLKYALVKDVVSSLKKHRMHEQQFTHHPLLILNNFGSDGMHVKLMATMFQNMFPSINVHKVSLNNIKRCVLLNYNPETQEIEFRHYSLKVVPVGMSRGVKKLMQERFPNMSKFEDISELMIKGANLSESEAEQDGEHNITELPQVYSGRGNMASQQSAVRLTEIGPRMTLQLLKIQEGMGDGNVLYHTMISKTEEEIQEILNRKEAQLKEKAVRRKKQEQNVAQKKEKHEENKKKSLEGIKRKRAEEEAEEDSEVEDPGRQDDRPAAVESDDEVEYYRQAVGQEPDEDMFPSTKKRYSSERPQGPPRKRKMSEGKPFRKDTRSPNRNSPGGHHRDNTGKGWKRSGDGEKQFGRKPGGKAFGGKAFGGKAFGGKAFGGKAFGGKAFGGKAFGGQSSGGKTFGGKAFGGKAFGGKASGGKTFGGKAFGAKKPGDGERKFGGNKTFGGNKNRDNSFKSKGPKGKPAFNKKGAGAKQGFKQRKGKDKIRGPSPAFFLDTTQEMNSQVINPTTTRRTTHLPFASAESKMDNFTCDAFQEHLLPSMYGVEFIVALTGNLFALWLLVVRERRNWHTGVVLSCNLAISDLLYVLTLPLLIIYYSLGKHWLFGSAVCKIERFLFTCNLYVSIFFIMAISVNRCVALAYPFFTRSYVKPAHTKAVSVIIWIVVGLISCPVLKFASVCNKHNTTQCVSFNCEGDRSPYLTYNLFLAVFGCLVPFLVTLSSYCVVISVVWKNVSVTTLEKRKVALLVSSVLVLYAISFVPYHFFKIYHLYRRVFDPSNSDCWVYNMYQVSKGLATLNMCIHPLLYMAVFDSIRVACCGKSPEDNSRPGVRKK